Below is a window of Polypterus senegalus isolate Bchr_013 unplaced genomic scaffold, ASM1683550v1 scaffold_1536, whole genome shotgun sequence DNA.
taaaattaatttggaataaCGAAGAAGAGCAGGTGAGcgattgttttgtttaaatgttagaCGGATTAGACAGAGTACTGAATACTAAATACAGACGTGTGTACTTAATGTGTGGGGACCGGGGAGTAGTGGAGGAGTAATGTCAGTGTTATTATAACTGAGAAATTGTTATTTGTATTGATGTTCATGTCTTCtgttattgtgcaaaataaagtttatattcaaaattaaattatctatctatctatctatctatctatctatctatctatctatctgtattttaattatgtagagcctttcatctatctatctatctattatatagtgcctttcatctatctatctatctatctatctatctatctatctatctatctatctatctatctatctatctattatatagtgcctttcatctatctatctatctatctatctatctatctatctatctatctatctatctatctatctatctatctatcaattttatagtgcctttcatctatctatatctatgtgTCTCTTCACAGTCCACTCAGACCACCTCTGTGCCCAGGGGAATGGACTTTGGGATGCTGAGTGTCCATTCAGAGCTCGTCCACTGGCTTTATTACAAATTAggagagaaataagaaaactgaggtcACCAGCAGTGAGGCCTTTAGTGGACTGAGGTCAGCTGGTCAGTGGCACCGGTCAGCATGTGACGTGTGAGTGTcagaagtgtcacatgtcagTCCTGTCCACCCTGTCCATAATGTCACTGATCACACagtcagtccagtctttgtcaccATAGACAGACAGAGTGTCCTCATCGTCTAAGTGGTCTGACATCAGGAGAGCCCACCATGACAGACACTCGAGTGTCGCTCTCCGATGTCCAGCAGTGACCGGCGTGTCTAACAGAAATCTGTGGATGGGGTCCTGCAAATCAGTCAAAGCCCCTCCATGTGCTGAGTCCTCAGTTACTGACACAAATCCAAGGTGGTCCCTCCGCTGTCATTGGCTTTGACAAGTCTGTTTGGACCCTCGAGTGCAGGACACTGTCAGCCTCACGTACTTCACATTCCTATCCACATGTCACTTTGAGTGACGTGTCACCAGTCAGTGTGGCAGGAAGGCAGAAGACActgtcaggtatatagcgccttaccttaTAAGGACAGCGGTGGTCTCAGggtcaaagtgcatttcagtgaAGACGGCGCAGTCATTGAGCCCTTGTGCtgtgtgtccttctgtctgtctgtctgtcctcactcgtctctcttcttctccacaggtTGGACTCTTGTGGTCTCACCTCGGcctgctgctcagctctctcctcggtCCTCTCGTCTCCAAACTCACAGctgactgaactgaacctgaACAACAACAACCTGGGAGATTCAGGGGCTCGTCAGCTGAGTGAGGGGCTCAGGAGTGACAACTGTAAATTAGAGACACTGTGGTGAGTAAAGAGGGGGAGGGGTGGGGGTGTGAATGTGTTATTGATGGGCGGGCTGATCACATGACATCACATGGAGTGACCAGAGTGACAGTGACAAGTGGAGGTGACTGAGGTGACAGACAGGAAGGACAACAAAGataagaatctatctatctatctatctatctatctatctatctatcaatcaattatatagtgcctttcatctatctatctatctatatatctatctatctatctatctatctatctatctatctatctatctatctatcaattttatagtgcctttcatctatctatatctatgtgTCACTTCACAGTCCACTCGGACCACCTCTGTGgtcaggggactggactttgggATGCTGAGTGTCCATTCAGAGCTCGTCCACTGGCTTTATTACAAATTAggagaaataagaaaactgaggtgACCAGCAGTGAGGCCTTTAGTGGACTGAGGTCAGCTGGTCAGTGGCACCGGTCAGCATGTGACGTGTGACTGTcagaagtgtcacatgtcagtcctgtccaccctgtccattatgtcactgatcacacagtcagtccagtctttgtcacaatagacagacagagtgtcCTCATCGTCTAAGTGGTCTGACATCAGGAGAGCCCACCATGACAGACACTCGAGTGTCGCGCTCTCCGATGTCCAGCAGTGACCGGCGTTTCTAACAAGAATCTGTGGATGGGGTCCTGCAAATCAGTCAAAACCCCTCCATGTGCTGAGTCCtcagttacagacacaaatccaaGGTGGTCCCTCCGCTGTCATTGGCTTTGACAAGTCTGTCTGGACCCTCGAGTACAGGACACTGTCAGCCTCATGTCCTTCACATTCCTGTCCCCATGTCACTTTGAGTGACGTGTCACCAGTCAGTGTGGCAGGAAGGCAGAAGACACTGTCAGGTATATAGCACCTTACCTTATAAGGACAGCGGTGGTCTCAGggtcaaagtgcatttcagtgaAGACAGCGCAGTCATTGAGCCCTTGTGCtgtgtgtccttctgtctgtctgtctgtcctcactcgtctctcttcttctccacaggcTCAGGTCTTGTGGTCTCACCTCGGcctgctgctcagctctctcctcggtCGTCTTGTCTCCAAACTCACGGCTGACTGAACTGGACCTGAACAACAACAACCTGGGAGATTCAGGGGCTCATCAGCTGAGTGAGGGTCTCAGgagtaaaatctgtaaaataaaGACCCTGAGGTGAGTAAAATGGGGGAGGCGTGGGGGGTGTGAATGTGATATTGATAGGCGGGCTGATCACATGACATCACATGGAGTGACCATAGTGACAGTGACAAGTGGAGCTGACTGAGGTGACAGACAGGAAGGAAAACAAAgataaggatctatctatctatctatctatctatctatctatctatctatctatctatctatctatctatctatctttctatctatctatctgtattttaattatgtagagACTttcacccatctatctatctatctatctatctatctatctatctatctatctatctatctatctatctatctatctatcaattatatagtgcctttcatctatctatctatctatctatctatctatctatctatctatctatctatctatctatctatctatctatctatctatctatctatctatctctctctgctTCCTTTCCTGTTTCGCTGTCACAGTGCTTGTTGGGAGTTTGTGTTGGCGGATGGCGGTTGTGGGGTGTGAGAGTGGATCCTGAggtatgtgttgttttgtttaaactttaaatcaatattcttttcttttctaattttcttacttttctttctaagtgttggtggaaaagttttaaaagtacttATTGTGTGGCTTTAGGCCACGGCagccactatggctgcaggtttggaAATGTTGACTCGCCGGCATGGCGTTAAACTTGTGTCGGAGGATTTTATTCCTCTAGAGAGTGGAGTATTGGCCGTGGGAGAAGTTATAGGATGTGAAAACATTAAATCAGCGTCTCGGATGAATGGatccatagttttatttttaagttctgttgaTTTGGTATCGACACTTGTAGAAAAAGGAGTCGTAGTCGATGGTGTTTTTGTACAGGTGTATCCGCTGGCGGCTCCGGCCCGTAAAGTTATTTTGTCGAATGTACCgccatttttaagaaatgaagtacttgaaAGAGAATTGGAGCGTCACGGTCGACTTGTATCAAAGATCCGATATATTCCCCTTGGGTGCAAAGCTCCTGCAATAAAACACGTATTGTCTTTTCGAAGGCAGGTGTATATGGTGCTTAACCAGATGGATGTGGATCTTAACATTACTATGCGGTTTAGGCTTGACGGTCACgattacattatttttgttacttctgcCGAGATGAAATGTTTAGCGTGTGGCAGTGGAgggcatttaattaaacagtgcccGAAAAGGGAATCAAAGGTGGCACATAAAGGGGAGAAGATGAACAAGGTGTACAGCAGGCTGGACCCTCATCAGCCCTAGAAAGTGCAGCGCAGGGGGTGTCCTCAGTGCCCGTGAAATCAGCCAGTGAGGGGCC
It encodes the following:
- the LOC120519764 gene encoding NACHT, LRR and PYD domains-containing protein 3-like, whose product is LVLCVLLSVCLSSLVSLLLHRLDSCGLTSACCSALSSVLSSPNSQLTELNLNNNNLGDSGARQLSEGLRSDNCKLETLWLRSCGLTSACCSALSSVVLSPNSRLTELDLNNNNLGDSGAHQLSEGLRSKICKIKTLRLDSCGLTSACCSALSSVLLSPNSQLTALWLNNNNLGDSGAHQLSEGLRSDNCKLKTLR